Below is a genomic region from Anoxybacillus flavithermus.
TACGTTTCATCGTGCGGTGGATGAGTAAATTTTAAACTTCCCATGCTTTCGTGAATGTACGGATGATCGGGTACACTTGCACGCATCGTGTCGGCGTCCATAAAAATAAGCGGATGGTCATTGTCGCTTGCCATTTGTTTTAATGCACGAAGTTGCTTGCGATCAAGCGGTTGATTGTAAATGACCTCCCCTTCAAAAACAACATACTGTCCGTTAAAGCTGACAAACGATGGAATGTCAAGCTCTTTTCGCAACGCTTCAAACATAAACGGCGCTCTTCCTGTGGCGATCGCTACATATACCCCTTGTTTTTTTAATTCATGTATCGCTTCATATGTCGATTCCGGCAACTGTTTATCGTGATCTAACAACGTTCCGTCAATATCAAAAAAGACGATCTTTCTCTCCATGTTTCTCGCTCCTCGTGTAAAAGTTCACAAACCTACCGTAACGGAATTGCGTCACCTTGTCAACGAATCGGTTAAGCGATGGCATATTTTCCTATGCAAAATTTGTCGATGATCTTCTTATAATAAATAATAGATCAGACATTTACTTTCCATCAAAATCGGATACAATAAAAGTGAGGAGTGATGCGTCATGTTGAAGAAGTTGAAACGCAAGCTGCTCGAACAATGGAAAGAACTTTTGCGTAAAAAATCCATTGCATAGTTGTACGAGCCCTTCAATCGAAGGGCTTCTTTTCAATTTTGT
It encodes:
- a CDS encoding hydrolase Cof — its product is MERKIVFFDIDGTLLDHDKQLPESTYEAIHELKKQGVYVAIATGRAPFMFEALRKELDIPSFVSFNGQYVVFEGEVIYNQPLDRKQLRALKQMASDNDHPLIFMDADTMRASVPDHPYIHESMGSLKFTHPPHDETYDERNDIYQALLFCKPEEEQPYIQSFPTFHFVRWHAVSTDVLPYGGSKAEGIKKMMNELGIPRENVYAFGDGLNDTEMLRFVGTGVAMGNGHEEAKKVADFITKPVDEDGILFGLRHLGLLK